In Thermosphaera sp., a genomic segment contains:
- a CDS encoding replication factor C small subunit, with the protein MEFKASVGWSVLSEAELLWTEKYRPRTLDDVVNQSEIVLRLKKFVSEKNMPHLLFSGPPGTGKTTMAHCLAHDLYGENYRQYMLELNASDERGIDVIRSKVKEFARTRVVGEVPFKIILLDEADNMTADAQQALRRLMELYTVSTRFILIANYPSKIIEPIQSRTAVFRFTPLKKEDVVERLRYICNNEKVVCRDDALTTIYELSEGDMRRAINILQASAALGEATVENVYKVVGLAHPREVREMIQLALSGNFNEARSKLRTLMITYGLSGVDVVKQIHKELFSSEVKIPDELKIVISDLVGEIQFRLVEGADDEIQLNTLLARLALIGKKFKPG; encoded by the coding sequence ATAGAATTTAAAGCGTCGGTCGGGTGGAGTGTTTTGAGCGAGGCCGAGCTACTATGGACTGAGAAGTATAGGCCGAGAACTCTGGACGACGTTGTCAACCAGAGCGAGATTGTCTTGAGATTGAAAAAATTTGTCTCAGAAAAGAACATGCCGCACCTCTTGTTCTCAGGACCGCCGGGAACTGGTAAGACTACGATGGCTCACTGTCTAGCACATGATCTCTACGGAGAGAACTACCGACAGTACATGCTTGAACTAAACGCCTCAGATGAAAGGGGTATAGATGTGATCAGGAGTAAGGTCAAGGAGTTCGCAAGGACGCGTGTAGTGGGCGAGGTACCATTCAAGATAATACTCCTCGACGAAGCGGACAACATGACTGCTGATGCTCAGCAGGCTTTGAGGAGGCTGATGGAGCTTTACACTGTTTCAACTAGGTTTATACTGATAGCTAATTATCCAAGCAAGATTATCGAGCCTATTCAGAGCAGGACGGCGGTGTTCAGGTTTACTCCATTGAAGAAGGAAGACGTTGTGGAGAGGCTGAGATACATCTGCAATAATGAGAAAGTCGTGTGTCGCGATGACGCCTTGACAACTATCTACGAGCTCTCTGAGGGAGATATGAGGAGGGCGATAAACATTCTGCAAGCATCAGCAGCCTTGGGAGAAGCGACAGTAGAGAACGTCTACAAAGTAGTTGGTCTAGCTCATCCCAGGGAAGTTCGTGAAATGATTCAGCTAGCTTTATCCGGTAATTTCAACGAGGCGAGAAGCAAGCTTCGAACCCTAATGATAACATACGGATTAAGCGGGGTGGACGTCGTCAAGCAGATACACAAGGAGTTGTTCAGCTCGGAAGTAAAAATTCCTGACGAGCTGAAAATCGTTATATCCGACCTGGTAGGTGAAATACAGTTCAGGCTCGTCGAAGGAGCCGACGATGAAATACAGTTGAATACTCTACTAGCTAGACTCGCACTAATAGGCAAGAAGTTTAAGCCAGGGTGA
- a CDS encoding AAA family ATPase produces MKLILVVGMPGAGKTMVIDVAKRLGIKVYNMGDIVREEALKRFNEITPKTMIETSIILRREYGSKIIALKTIERIDKSLDIVVIDGVRSLEELEEFKKLGETIIVAVHASPRTRFQRILERRRPGDPISYEDFTLRDLVELGFGVGNLIALADFMIVNESTVEELEKVSLEIFGRLVKKDG; encoded by the coding sequence TTGAAACTAATACTTGTCGTAGGAATGCCCGGCGCCGGGAAAACCATGGTAATCGATGTCGCAAAACGGCTTGGGATTAAAGTCTACAACATGGGTGACATCGTGAGGGAAGAAGCGTTGAAGCGTTTTAATGAAATAACGCCTAAAACAATGATTGAAACATCAATCATTTTGAGGAGGGAATACGGTTCTAAAATAATTGCGCTTAAGACCATAGAAAGAATAGACAAATCGCTCGATATTGTTGTAATAGACGGCGTTAGAAGCCTTGAGGAGCTCGAAGAGTTCAAGAAGCTTGGCGAGACAATCATAGTAGCAGTACATGCTTCACCGAGAACAAGATTCCAAAGGATCCTGGAGAGGCGTAGACCAGGGGATCCTATTTCATACGAAGATTTCACACTAAGGGATCTCGTAGAGCTTGGATTCGGGGTTGGAAACTTGATCGCTTTGGCCGACTTCATGATTGTTAATGAATCCACTGTGGAGGAATTGGAGAAAGTCTCTCTGGAAATATTTGGGAGATTGGTGAAGAAGGATGGTTAA
- a CDS encoding serine/threonine protein kinase codes for MASRVHFEETVMDGEVHWLNLNDDFVRKVLCFPLSDCNVIAERLNGLRNDGFIYLLETGWRFKDIRIAGKGYAGLVVIARHKKHGIGALKIRRLDSRRDSLLREGYMMRSAQPSGLSPAVYIERDDYIFREYLLPSECIAFDRFVENALRDRRTSALTEALKYLVRRLHTLDKLGIDHGELNRPGDHILVCKDRFVLIDWESARKSVRPRNVTSVFSHLVFRSPHRKTIQEILKWRLDVVIDKLKQYKDTYDISVVEDLLCGLN; via the coding sequence ATGGCTAGCAGAGTTCATTTTGAAGAAACCGTTATGGATGGAGAAGTGCATTGGCTGAATCTCAACGATGACTTTGTGAGGAAAGTGCTCTGTTTCCCACTGAGCGATTGCAACGTAATCGCTGAAAGGTTAAACGGATTGAGAAACGACGGGTTCATCTACCTCTTGGAGACAGGGTGGAGATTCAAGGACATAAGGATCGCGGGAAAAGGGTATGCTGGACTAGTAGTTATCGCTAGACACAAGAAGCATGGTATCGGCGCCCTAAAGATAAGAAGACTTGACAGCAGGAGGGACAGTTTGTTACGTGAAGGATACATGATGAGGAGTGCCCAACCCTCCGGTCTTTCCCCAGCCGTCTACATCGAGAGAGACGACTATATTTTCAGGGAATACCTGTTGCCGAGCGAGTGCATCGCATTCGATAGATTTGTAGAGAACGCGTTGAGAGATAGAAGAACCTCAGCTCTGACGGAGGCCTTAAAATACTTAGTCCGTAGATTGCATACGCTTGATAAGCTTGGAATTGATCATGGAGAGTTGAATAGACCTGGTGATCACATCCTTGTTTGCAAAGACAGATTCGTTCTCATAGATTGGGAGAGCGCGAGGAAAAGCGTAAGACCTAGGAATGTGACGAGCGTTTTCTCACACCTTGTATTCAGGTCTCCCCATAGAAAAACCATCCAGGAAATCTTAAAATGGAGATTGGACGTGGTTATCGACAAGCTGAAACAATACAAGGATACGTATGATATCAGCGTGGTCGAAGATCTACTGTGTGGACTAAATTAA
- a CDS encoding RNA-binding domain-containing protein: MVKIEVEAEVRATEEVEKVKKAVENVYRGDLVVVRDGENTFVKSISVDIVSLEPLRKLIRVQQIGPAAKSYLLRRINDNQLTILLHKQAAFASRVSFVDDSRESPMGPIKIVVTGDNLDEVVKYLAD; this comes from the coding sequence ATGGTTAAAATAGAGGTTGAAGCCGAAGTCCGGGCTACTGAGGAGGTTGAGAAGGTTAAAAAAGCTGTGGAAAACGTTTATCGGGGAGACCTCGTTGTAGTGAGGGATGGTGAAAACACGTTTGTGAAGAGTATATCAGTAGATATTGTGTCCCTTGAGCCATTGAGAAAGCTCATTAGAGTTCAGCAGATTGGTCCGGCGGCCAAATCGTATCTCCTAAGAAGAATCAATGATAACCAATTAACGATTCTTCTTCATAAACAGGCAGCTTTTGCTTCCAGAGTCTCGTTCGTTGACGACTCGAGAGAATCCCCCATGGGCCCGATCAAGATCGTGGTTACTGGTGATAACCTTGATGAAGTCGTGAAGTATCTTGCAGATTAA
- a CDS encoding minichromosome maintenance protein MCM → MEAQVSKDKGLDALLEFRKFLEKFQTRDGVAKYQDRIRQMVYMNQKSLVIDFDDLVLFNRELARFITDNPDKGLETASQAIMEIMRKAYPEYASGVEKFYPRFRNPPRIFRIRELNSDYIGKLVALEGIVTRVSKVEARIVKAFYRHVENETGELHQFVYPEQGEMGERLERPLSCPICGRVARFELVPEKSKFVDWQKIVVQEKPEEIPPGQMPRSVEVILTGDLIDVARPGDRVIITGVLRVAPFTSVTKPSGLKPLFSFYIEANHVDVQQKILEEIEITREDEEKIKELARDPWIREKIIASIAPGIYGHWDVKEAIALLLFGGVPKILQDGTRIRGDVHVLLVGDPGTAKSQLLQYTSRIAPRGLYTSGKGSTAAGLTATVLRDKTTGEYYLEAGALVIADGGVACIDEIDKMREEDRSAIHEALEQQSVSIAKAGIVARLNARASVLAAGNPKFGRYDLTQPISKNIDLPPTILSRFDLIFVIQDIPNKDRDRMLAKHILEVHSDTERARPHIDPQLLKKYVSYARRYIRPQLTPEAKKLLEDFYVSMRLASVSTEPGKPSAIAITPRQLEALIRLTEANAKMALKQKATEEDAQEAIRLVLTTLVKVGYDIESKMIDIDILETGTSAARREKIKALKSFMDQLLDETGEIERAELVKRAVEKGFERELVLEQLRKLIASGEYYEPRPGKTIARVK, encoded by the coding sequence ATGGAGGCCCAGGTCTCAAAGGATAAGGGTTTAGACGCTCTTTTAGAGTTTCGCAAATTTCTCGAGAAGTTTCAGACGAGAGATGGTGTTGCGAAGTATCAAGATAGAATAAGGCAAATGGTTTACATGAATCAGAAGAGCCTAGTCATCGATTTCGATGATCTCGTTCTTTTCAATAGAGAACTCGCGAGATTTATAACCGATAATCCGGACAAGGGATTGGAGACCGCTAGTCAAGCCATAATGGAGATAATGAGGAAAGCTTACCCAGAATACGCATCTGGCGTGGAGAAATTCTATCCCAGGTTTAGGAACCCGCCTAGAATCTTCAGGATTAGAGAATTGAATAGTGATTATATCGGCAAGCTAGTTGCCCTAGAGGGGATAGTCACAAGAGTCTCTAAAGTTGAGGCAAGGATCGTTAAAGCATTCTACAGGCACGTGGAAAATGAGACTGGAGAATTGCATCAGTTCGTTTATCCAGAACAGGGTGAAATGGGGGAGAGGCTCGAGAGGCCGCTTTCATGCCCAATTTGTGGCAGGGTAGCGAGGTTCGAGTTGGTCCCGGAGAAGAGCAAGTTTGTCGATTGGCAGAAAATAGTAGTTCAGGAGAAACCCGAGGAGATACCCCCTGGTCAGATGCCCCGCAGTGTCGAAGTCATTTTGACAGGGGATTTAATAGACGTAGCCCGCCCGGGAGACAGGGTTATTATCACTGGAGTATTAAGGGTAGCACCGTTCACATCCGTGACGAAGCCATCCGGTCTTAAGCCTTTGTTCTCCTTCTATATCGAGGCAAACCACGTGGATGTCCAGCAGAAGATTCTCGAGGAGATTGAGATCACTAGGGAGGATGAAGAAAAGATCAAGGAGTTAGCCAGGGATCCCTGGATTCGGGAGAAAATAATTGCTAGTATAGCCCCTGGGATTTATGGGCACTGGGATGTGAAGGAGGCAATAGCTCTCTTGTTGTTTGGAGGAGTCCCCAAGATACTTCAAGATGGAACAAGGATAAGGGGCGATGTCCACGTCCTTCTCGTGGGAGACCCGGGTACGGCTAAGTCTCAACTACTCCAGTACACGTCGAGGATAGCTCCCAGGGGGCTTTACACGAGCGGTAAGGGCTCAACCGCGGCAGGTTTGACAGCAACTGTGCTCAGGGATAAAACGACGGGTGAGTACTACCTTGAGGCCGGTGCACTAGTGATAGCTGATGGGGGAGTCGCCTGTATTGACGAGATCGATAAAATGAGGGAGGAGGACAGGAGTGCTATTCACGAAGCATTGGAGCAACAGTCAGTGAGCATAGCTAAAGCAGGAATTGTAGCAAGACTGAATGCTCGCGCATCAGTATTAGCAGCTGGAAACCCGAAGTTTGGAAGGTACGATCTCACTCAACCCATAAGCAAGAATATTGATCTGCCGCCGACCATATTGTCAAGATTTGACTTAATATTCGTTATCCAAGACATACCAAATAAGGATAGGGACAGAATGCTGGCTAAGCATATTCTCGAAGTCCACAGCGACACCGAGCGGGCGAGGCCCCATATAGATCCCCAGTTGCTGAAGAAATACGTAAGCTATGCTAGAAGATATATACGACCCCAGCTAACTCCGGAGGCTAAGAAGCTATTAGAAGACTTCTACGTGAGCATGAGGCTTGCTTCAGTATCAACTGAACCCGGCAAACCATCCGCGATCGCCATAACTCCGAGGCAGTTAGAGGCGCTTATAAGGCTCACTGAGGCAAACGCTAAAATGGCTTTGAAGCAAAAAGCAACCGAGGAAGACGCTCAAGAAGCTATAAGATTAGTGTTGACGACTTTGGTTAAGGTTGGATACGATATTGAGTCTAAAATGATCGATATAGACATCCTTGAAACAGGTACCTCAGCGGCTAGGAGAGAAAAAATTAAAGCGCTGAAGAGCTTCATGGACCAGCTCCTGGACGAGACTGGGGAGATCGAGAGGGCGGAGCTGGTTAAGAGGGCCGTCGAGAAGGGCTTCGAGCGCGAGCTAGTGCTCGAGCAGCTTAGAAAGCTCATCGCAAGCGGCGAGTACTACGAGCCCAGGCCAGGCAAAACAATAGCAAGAGTCAAATAG
- the cca gene encoding CCA tRNA nucleotidyltransferase, with the protein MSWIVEEEVLAKIKPSKEEYELVKTIFERISNTIGEVSEASGLAVEVTLQGSIAHDTWLSGDRDLDVFVLFPTSLSLEELKTKGFNILLEAAKRLGAYELRFAEHPYVRVFMNGVEADLVPAFKVSDPGKIISAVDRTPFHTTYVNQVLSHAEKDQVRLLKKFMKTIGVYGAELKTKGFSGYAVELLIAKYKSFRNVLEQASQWDIPTFINIVGEDFTENLKNKLKRKYPESVIFLPDPVDPLRNVTANVSIRTLSTFILASKCFLKHPDTWFFEPDTPQLQLNEIMKHSLERCIIVLKYSLSNPPPPDVLWGELQRVENNIVNALKNHDFEPIDSSSWSDEKTVAFILLEASSCELPAHKLYVGPRASMKERSDSFIAKHAEGEYGPWIGKDGRLRSLRKRKSTDIVAVLKELMPVYNVPPHLKQNTPEITRLSPEIAMEIVEKRGEAWLAEFILKKPLWMEKCIG; encoded by the coding sequence ATGTCGTGGATAGTAGAGGAAGAGGTCCTCGCTAAAATAAAGCCTAGTAAGGAGGAATATGAGCTCGTTAAAACCATATTCGAGAGAATCTCAAACACTATTGGAGAAGTTAGTGAGGCCAGCGGATTAGCAGTAGAGGTCACCCTCCAGGGCAGCATTGCTCACGACACGTGGTTGTCCGGGGATAGGGATCTAGACGTCTTCGTGCTGTTCCCAACCTCTTTATCGCTGGAAGAGTTGAAAACCAAAGGATTCAACATCTTGCTCGAGGCTGCTAAGAGGCTGGGTGCTTACGAGCTTAGGTTCGCCGAGCATCCTTACGTAAGAGTCTTCATGAATGGTGTCGAAGCCGATCTGGTCCCGGCTTTTAAAGTAAGTGACCCTGGAAAAATAATATCGGCTGTGGATAGAACCCCCTTTCACACCACCTATGTTAATCAAGTCTTATCCCATGCGGAAAAAGACCAGGTTAGACTATTGAAGAAATTCATGAAGACCATAGGAGTCTATGGGGCTGAGCTTAAGACAAAGGGTTTCAGCGGCTACGCTGTGGAACTACTCATTGCGAAATACAAATCGTTTAGAAACGTGCTCGAACAGGCTTCTCAATGGGATATTCCTACTTTCATCAATATTGTGGGAGAAGATTTTACCGAGAATTTGAAGAACAAGTTGAAAAGAAAATATCCGGAGTCAGTCATATTCCTTCCCGACCCCGTCGATCCTCTGAGAAACGTCACCGCTAACGTTAGCATTAGAACTCTGTCTACATTTATTCTTGCATCCAAATGTTTTCTCAAACATCCCGACACATGGTTCTTCGAACCAGACACACCCCAACTACAGCTCAATGAGATAATGAAGCACTCCCTGGAAAGATGTATTATCGTACTAAAATACTCGCTAAGCAATCCGCCGCCTCCAGACGTTCTATGGGGGGAGCTCCAGCGTGTTGAAAACAATATAGTAAACGCCCTGAAGAACCATGATTTCGAGCCTATAGATTCCTCTTCATGGAGTGATGAGAAAACCGTTGCATTTATACTCCTCGAAGCTTCATCATGCGAACTCCCTGCGCACAAGCTCTATGTTGGACCTAGAGCATCCATGAAGGAAAGATCTGATAGTTTTATCGCTAAACACGCCGAGGGGGAATACGGTCCATGGATCGGGAAGGATGGCAGGCTCAGGTCCTTGAGAAAAAGGAAAAGTACTGATATAGTCGCCGTGCTAAAGGAGTTAATGCCGGTTTACAATGTTCCGCCTCATCTGAAGCAAAACACTCCAGAAATAACTAGGCTGTCTCCAGAGATAGCTATGGAGATCGTTGAGAAAAGGGGGGAGGCATGGCTAGCAGAGTTCATTTTGAAGAAACCGTTATGGATGGAGAAGTGCATTGGCTGA
- the thpR gene encoding RNA 2',3'-cyclic phosphodiesterase produces MTGDLIRIFIAIEVRNEEVLKKLVEVRDAITSTGADVKPVEDENIHLTLRFIGEVPKEIVDKVCNLLSNVEFPRFEMRVKGLGVFPSINRPRVIWAGVSEGSSELTKLYEIVEKGLRALKIPGEREEFTPHITLARVKSGRGVDRLVKVIEAFRDYDFGITIVDRVVLKKSTLTPKGPIYNDVCFKAFK; encoded by the coding sequence ATGACGGGGGATTTGATAAGGATCTTCATAGCCATCGAGGTAAGAAATGAGGAAGTATTGAAGAAGTTGGTAGAAGTCAGGGATGCAATAACTTCGACAGGTGCAGACGTGAAACCAGTGGAAGACGAGAACATACACTTGACTCTCCGATTTATAGGAGAAGTGCCCAAGGAAATCGTGGATAAAGTTTGCAACTTATTATCTAACGTAGAGTTTCCGAGGTTTGAGATGCGGGTTAAAGGGCTTGGAGTTTTTCCATCGATCAATAGACCCCGCGTCATATGGGCAGGCGTCTCCGAGGGATCAAGCGAATTAACAAAGTTGTATGAGATCGTCGAGAAGGGCTTACGAGCTTTAAAGATACCTGGGGAGAGAGAGGAATTTACCCCTCACATTACTTTGGCGCGCGTTAAAAGCGGTAGGGGCGTGGATAGACTCGTCAAGGTCATCGAAGCATTTAGAGATTACGACTTCGGGATAACAATCGTTGACAGAGTGGTTTTGAAGAAGAGCACTTTAACGCCTAAAGGACCGATCTACAACGATGTATGTTTCAAAGCATTCAAGTAA
- a CDS encoding thioesterase family protein has translation MSFQIPVETSCEEEFKVLETHTARHIGSGDVLVLSTPSMIGFMESASLRCLQKFLPEEYTSVGTLVNIKHLNPAPVNSIVKVKTTIKSVEGRKIVFNVVAMVKDVVIGEGVHERFIVNRSRFAEKVRELSSKLM, from the coding sequence ATGAGTTTTCAAATCCCGGTTGAAACATCCTGCGAGGAAGAATTTAAAGTACTCGAAACCCACACTGCAAGGCACATCGGTAGCGGCGACGTCCTCGTACTATCGACTCCGAGTATGATAGGCTTCATGGAGTCTGCATCTCTCAGGTGTCTCCAAAAATTCTTGCCGGAAGAGTACACCAGCGTTGGAACCCTGGTCAACATTAAACACCTTAACCCAGCCCCAGTTAATTCCATAGTAAAAGTAAAAACCACGATTAAAAGCGTTGAAGGGAGAAAAATAGTTTTCAACGTGGTAGCAATGGTTAAGGACGTCGTAATAGGAGAGGGCGTTCATGAAAGATTTATAGTCAATAGAAGTAGGTTTGCTGAAAAAGTTAGAGAGCTCTCCTCAAAACTAATGTAA